ctAACTGCTTGTCCTATCTTAACTTAAGTTTCAAAGATAGGAAAAATCCTATCTTCCTATTACAGAAGCAGTTCCTAAACTCATGGCTgtgtcctatcttatctcagacCTCCTATCTTATCTTAACTTAAGAAATCCTAACCATAACTGTCAGTTAGATTTTTAAATCGGCAATCGTCCTGTCATGCCTGTTTCTATGATTAGAATGTATACAACACTGCCTGTATCTATGAGAATGTATCTATTAGAATGTCAGGTTGCAAAGATGGTGTTCTAAAGACAGTTGTTTGCTCAAGATGGACAAACCATAATATCAGAGAGAAATAGGTCTAGGTTAGGCCTATGtaggaagaaagagagtgtgtcaaTATTGATTCATTGGATGAACAGgataaaaaaatggaaaaacaaaaaacatatttataatAATACATACCAGTAATAGCCTAATATTCTgttataattattaatatttaattgttataaatattataattgttttaaaacacatagcttataggctacatttttaagTTTTCACTTAATTAACTTATTTAGTGAAATATGCTTTATGGTGTCCCTAACAGCCATGTCCATCATCTTGTCATAGGCTAGGCAACCACTCTCACAAGACTGTTGCAGTCAGTTTTGGCAGTTATTTTGCATTTAGGACAGGGTATGTGCCATCCTAAGTTAGGATTCATAAGTTAGGAAATTCTTGAGTTAGGATGGTTCTGTAATGGCCAAATTCCTATCTTAAGTTAAGATAGGCCTTTTTCCTAAATGCAGTTAGGAAACATGCTTCTGTAATACCAAAAATCCTAAATGCCATCCTAaactgagataagataggatttcagagttaggaagtttctgtaatgaggcccctggtgtagctacttccattgattatagtggaagctaattgttgcagcagacccaacgtgaactgaacgcttggtgcctggtgtagctcagccctaatTGTTGTTGATTATTAAGATGTACAAGTAGGTAAATCTGTCATTGCTGTCTCCCCAATATAGTTTGAATCATAGCCTATACAGGTATTTActaagatagacagacagatgcatGCTTTTTTATCCAAAAGGAAGTAAATGTATTCTGCAGTGTCATTGACTTACTGTGTGTAATCTTTGGTCTGTCTTATAGTGGTTCCCTTAGAGACTGACCATATTGCTGAAGAGCCTCAGTCTGTGGACCCTCAAGTGGAATTTGGTACAATATACTTTCTTTATATGGATGATTTGTGGATATATGATGAGTTATAAGTCATACATAGGCCTATTGGATGAAATTTGACTTGGTTGCTAGGCTACTTATCATACTTTGGGCAAGTTAAATCATTTGCAAATGTAGTCAACTTCCCACTTTCCCTGAAAGTAACAGGACTCGGGTGGATTTTGGTGGAAGATGGTGTTAACCATGAGGGGAAATCTGATTTCAGTATTCTAGGCATATGTACTGTAAGCGTACACCAGGGCTATTCAAATACATTTGCACGGGGGCCAAACTCGATATTTTTagcacaataaacacacaggtCTATCGCTTGCTGTGGTTGGCAAAGTAAATAAGTACTTTTAAGTCCATTCGAGGAGAAATCATGACATTATTCTGTTGATCTAAATTCATATTGTCTTTGCAGAAAGAAACATGGAACTCTTGGAGGCTTTGGATGCGCCTGGGATGACCACGgcttcatcttcctcttccactTCCTGGACTCTTAGGCAGCAAAAGGCTGCACAAAGATGGAAAGAGGCAAGGCCTTTCCATCTGCAGTGTCTCCTGCAGACCCATAATGTGGGCCATCCTTTGTGCAGCCATTGCAACGAGGCTGCTGTTATTACAGTAGGTGGGAAGTCATTCATGTCTGGTTCATGTTGTTTCTTAGAAAATGCTACATGGTAGTTATTGTTTGTTAGTGGTGTAGCCTTGGTCCATTTAACTGGCTAGTATGTGAGACATGCCTGTTCTTGGCACTCAGTTGTCTTGCGTATTCTGGTGGTAACGGATGAACCAGatgaatttttttttccattctaAGGTAAAAAGCTATTATTAGAATAGAGTGAATCAGAATTTTTCATGTTGACGTCAACTCACTTAACCTTGTcagaccctcaacacctctctCCATCAGTGATATGTATTAGTAGTGTTGATGAGAATTCACCCAGTTGATCTGTAGTTGTAAATGTGCTCAATGAATACCGATCTTGCATACAGTAAATATGTATGCCATATGATGAATGACGGCCTTAAAATTGAGccaagttttttttctctctctgatacCCTACTAGATGCAGAGACTGCCTTCCACCTAAGTGGTTTTGTGGAAGCTGTGACGTGCAAGGGCACCAGCAATTAGTCCTGCACAATAGAGAGTCCATCCATGAGGGCTTCTTTAAACCCATCTCCCCCAGCACCATAATTGTCAAGGAAGTCAAGAATGCCCCTGTGACCttccagacgtgtgtgtgtgtccgggaaAGGCAGTCATTCTCATTTCCATCAATGGTAAATGTATTTACACTTCAAATTACTATTCTTGTCATGTCTGTTGGTAAAGTATTTAAAGTACTAACTCTTCAAAATTCATCTTTGTTTGGTTTTGTAAAGGACGTTATGATTTGCACAAGCCCCTGTTTGCTTGCAAAAATTGCAACCAGCAGTGGTCTCCTGAATTTAAAGACATCCTTGCCAGTGGATATTGGCCTGCCTCCATCAGCTCCGACACATTGTACACTTTCGATGTTTTTAGTACGTTCCAGGAGCTTAAAGTTATAGCCCCAACCCTGTCTAGACAGGCTTTTGTCAAGCTCCTTGAACATCGAACAAGATGTGCTGGAAGGGTATGTGTTTACcatatttcatatatttgtCTTCACATTTGCAGACGTGAAAAGCTATTAATTGAATACCTCTTTCAGTCAGGACCTGTGTGTGGGGACACTCTTCAGCGAAGCTTTCTGGAGTACAGCTATTGCCGCTTCGAAGAGGATCAGCTGTACACCTTTAAGCTGCCCTGCCTGTTCACCCGAGATGCTTGCTGTGTCAGTGGATGGTAATAGGTAACTCTACAGGTTTCTTTGAAAAAGGAAGGTGGTTTTGCCAtctattaaaaaatattttatatgtagatatactttatgtgtgtgtgtgtgtgtgtgtgtgtgtgtgtgtgtgtgtgtgtgcgagcgaaTAACTACTTTACGTAGAAATGTTCAGGTTGCCCTTGGGGAAATTCTTAGTCATGTCATGTAAATAGCTTGGCCTACTTCTCTCATGGCAATGACCTCTTTGAAATTTGGACTGACTAGGTACAGTTGATAAGAGTTTTGTAGAATGTTCAATTTCTTGCTTTTCTTGCAGTGACTTCAGTAGATGTAGGTTTCTATTGCCATGCATTATAAACTTTATTTTCTGTTTCCAGCTTAAGCTGCACAATATCTTCAACAGTGCTGACCCACCATATTTTGAGGGTGTCTTTGTGGCGGAGGACTCATCTGTTTCTGAATTTGTTGCTGGTATACAGCAAGCGGGGAAACAGGCACGTTTTCATTGTTTGTGTCATTAAATACATTGAGAAGTGACTGCACACAGTTTTTGGAATTTGTTCTCATTTTGCTTTCTGATTCTTCATAGACACGTGGACAGGGCACATGTGGCCGCTCCTCTTTCTTGGCAGCGAGGGAGACCTCAAGGAGGACCACTAAATTGGACGAGGAAATCATGGAGGTTGCAGTCTGTTGACATGGCTTCCTCTTGAAATCCCTGAACATGTACAGAGGTAACATTTAGAACTGCCACAGTAATGAGAAACTCATCTATTATGGAAATCCAACTACCGTATATCAGACACTATCGATTTTTTTCTACAGTGCAGACAGTGTGTTCTTTATTTATGAAGCAGTAATATTGGATTACTTTTGTGGTGGTAAAACTATACAAGGGCTATAAttgcatttaaaataaaatatttaatcATACATAACAGTTCATCCACAGGAGAAATATTTGCATACCCTATGTATCTTCATAAGGAATTGATGTGCTGCAAACCCACATTCCTGGCAATGGATGTGGTGTGCAAATACTGGCCGTACTTAAATAAAGCTGCCAACAGCCTCCCACACCTGAAACCTCTTACCACTGTAAGGCCGTTCTTGAGTGTCatgcatgcacaagcacactccACCAAGTGTGAGGTAGGTTCATCGCTTCCTTTTCTTAATATTGTCTATATCTGGGGTCTCCAACAGGTAGCTCGCCACCTGGTTAGTATCTATTCAACAACTagtaaatataaacatatttaaTAAGACACCAAGTACTATGGAATATATCTATGGAAAATAAAGGTACATCACACTTCAGATGACTGTTTGCATTGCACTGTAAGTGCATGGTTAGAGTTACATGGTTAGAGATGCAACATTTATCTCCAGGACTACAGTATCTGTAATACCAATGGATAGTAGTAGTGGAGTAGCTCTTGGCCAAATTGATTTTGTCAAAGTAAGTCTAGGAGGTAAAATGGTTGGAGACCGCTGGTCTGTATGTACAGAAATATTAATTAATTTCAGCTTGTGTCAAAGGAAGTGTTGTATGGTTCCATTGATGTATGTAGGTGACATGGAGTGGAAAGAACTTAGAAGGAGCTGGTGCAACAGTGGGAGAAGAGGTAGAGCAAGTCAACAGCTACCTCTCCCGCTGTGCCCTAACTACGAAGTACATGACGAAAGGAGGTGACTGTTACTTAccctcaatgtttttttttttttgggcaattgttgtttttttgggcAATTGTTGTATAACTGTGGCTTTATACATTTTCTCTCAACAGTACGTGTGGACATGCTGACGGTCCATGCCATAGCATGGAACAAAAAGAAAACTCTGGGCTTACACCACACATTGTGTGCCATATATGTGAAGGTGAGTCTATCATTTAACAGGCTGTTGTTATCTTTTTTGGAACCCTTTTTGCGATTGTGTTGTGTTACTATTATCAGACTTGCAAGATGCTTCTGGCGGCGATAGAAAAACAGGAAGAGGAGAAGCAATCCTTGGGGTGCACAGATGAAATAGTATTGGTTGCTGATGTGAGGGAATGGGCAGCCAGTGGTAAGCATGGAACAGAAAACAGCCTTCCCTTTTGTTCTCCCAATGTAAAGTCTTTCTAGATTGGATCATTGGATTTATTCATAGTAATGATGCACAGGAGAATCTGATAATCTTGCTATGAAGATGTTTTAACCCTTAAAATCACACCTAAATCCTTTCATATTTTCTCAATGAAGTGGCATTGTGAAATTTGCCTGCACAACACTATAAATATTTAATATTCACAGATAGAATGGGTACATCACAGCTAGAGCAGGCCATAGAGGGGCATTACCTGAACTTGAGGCAAAAGAAACTCACTCTCTACCGACAGAATGGTATGTCTACGATGATTAGGTGTAGTTGTGTAAAACTTTGGCCTGGGAATAGACCAGAGCTTTGTTCTACAAGGTTCATACAGAGTGTCTGGACATGGGGTACTACTTGCTGTTATTACTTGATGTTTCACTTTAAAAACATAGAATGACTTCTTCACTCATAGCTGGCCTTAAATGATAGCATTCTCTCTCTGCATTCATAAATCCCCCATTGATGATTAGTCAGCATAGAACTCATTGGGATTAATATAGATCATCGCTGTATGGAAATGATAATTGAGCGGAAGTGCGTCATGGCCAGGCCGTCACAACTTGCCCTCATTCTTTTCATTTCTCAGACAGTGGCAAGCTCCGTCACCGGATCAGACAGAAAATTGCCGAGAGCAAAAAACTGCTTTTAAGGGACATAACAGAATATAACTCGAAAGAGCCCGCTGTGGAAATTAACCTCAATGAGGTTGAGCTGTCCCTATCTGGAGAGTGTCTTGCATGGCCGTGGGAGGTTCATGGAAGTGGTAAGGGACTGCAACCTGTTTTTGGATTTGTAGTACAAAAGTAGGCTCTAGGCTGATTATTGGTTGGTGCTATACTTGTATACTTCGCTTCGCTTGTAACTTGGAGTTGTATGTCTTTTAGCCAGAATTGAAGACAAAATCCGGGTTTTCCAGTCAATAATGCGGAGGATGAggttggaggaggagaagaccaTCTTGGTAAAAGAGATGGCCCAACACTGCTCCTGGATGAAGAAATTGATGGGATCTCTGCAAAGTATAATTTCAGCAGAAGGTAGGTTTGAATGTTATGATCTTTCAAAAAGATTTTACTTAGGTTGTAATATTATTAAGTGTATGTAATATTTTTAAGTCTGGGATGGAAGCTCATAGGATATTACAAGGGTATTTATCCGTAGCAAAATAGCTTTTTATTTGATGTACATTTTGTTATTCTTATTCACCCACTTGCAGACACTCAAAATGAGGGCCTCTCTGGTCTTTGCCGCAGACGCCACAGTGAAATTGCTGAGATCCTAAGAAACAGCATCCACAATTACAGGGCTGTTTTAGGGCCTCAGGGATCCTTCCTGTTGTCTGCAGAGGATCTTGAAGAGGCTGAAGATCCTGACACAAGTGAGGATCCAGAGACcagtgaggatgaggaggaagagggggtgtGTTGGTAAGGTGTAGGTGTTAAACTATTTAAGGCATAACGGCCGACGTTGCCTCCGCTTATCACCTGGTTGCAACTCACACGTGTACAGAAGAGATGCCAatttcaaaataataaaatgtgCAGCTCTGTTAAATAAATATGTTCAGTTGCTGTACTACTTTAACTTTAGCGGTGATTATCGCTAGTATCAGCTGATTCAAGTGTTACTAGGTTTAACTGTCGTTTACTATGGTCGCTAGGGTCAACATTCAAAGACTATCGGTATAGAACAAAGATAAGACTTTTTTAACAGATCTACTTCATAAGTTATTCAGAAATAACGCACACCctttcagccaatcagaaatcAGTATTCCATTCCACCAGGTGATAAAGCCTGGTAATACCAGTCTTTGCTACTTTGACTTTGTATCCAGACACTGGCATGGCGTAATTGGCAAGTGTTTAAAGTTCATATTAACAGCTCATATTAAGCAAACAATGTCCAGTCTACACACCTGCCATGCCTAGGCTGGCATTGCATAGGATGTTGCTTTGTGCATTATCTTAGCATAGTCATATTGGATATACAATATGAACAACCTGATGTTTATTTTTCCCAGGGGTGAATTTGTACACAGACCACAGCTCTGATGGGGATAACTATACATGTTACTGTATTTGGCCAAGTATTTTTGTAATGTGTTTtcatgtaaatgtctgtgtgccagtcaaaaaactgtaatgtaatttttctccctttttcaGCTGACCTCACAATGGATTGTCATGGGTTGTACCATGGTAAGTCTTACATAGGCTTTCACTGTTCTGACCATCCTGATGATTATTCAAGGTGGCTGATACTGCTCTTGTACTTGGTGTAGCCCCCAGTGTTTGGTGATCTTTGAAAAATGGAAAGTAGTACAGTAGATGTATTCTATGCAAAACAAGACCAAGAATGGTGATGacgaaaggggggggggggggggggtgcaattgATGAGTTCACGGTGACCATGGCAATTGAAATCACTTTTTAATTTCATTACCCCTGACACAATAGAGGCTTTTTCATTAAAGTAATAATTTTTGAAGTACCTGCATATACATTTCATctttgtcagacaccaaacaggacgaggaccacaaaagcgtcacgttcaaaagtttatttaagggttgggggttaagggggtttcaggggttccggggggggtacaggagttccaagagtctgcgtgtgtgtgttcccccagtagccgaacagcgatggcaggagctggatgatccgggaagtcctgggggaaacacacacacaacagcaattgaaacgaagcagcagtacagtcaaggactaggcggtattcgtagaagagggacggaaggcaggtcaagattaccggggctggagaacacagaagtagtcgagcgggtccgggatcacaggcaaagagtcagaggcgttttcaaaaacaggcaggtaactggtgctggttgcagacgatctgacaagtgtggactgaaaagcaaggctttatatagagggcatgatgagtggtgaatgcagtgcagctggtaggtaacgagggtgaggcagagcagagcaggaacaggtggaggtcatcagacttcaatcagcacgtgttaccaggcagagagagagctcatgacagaaccccccccccctaagggacggccccagaagtccccaagagtgacaccacgtcgggagggcggaggggagccggtggagggctagaattcctccgagcggtccgagtgaacatcctcatcctcggagggagctggagggtcgtggacagaagacgggacaggtaccgagacagggtcagggtcaggcacatgacaggaagccgggcgggcaggacggttagggacccctctggggcggcccctacggattgcaggttgatcaggatgcagacggtggaagtcggcgatgagtgtccggtccacaatccgactggctggcacccaggttctctcctcaggtccatagccctcccagtcgacgagatactggaggcccctacctcgccgtctggaccgaagcaggcgtcgaacggtgtacaccagcccaccgtcaacgaggcgaggaggaggaggaggaagcggcacggggaccagcgggctttcatgcgtcggcttgactttcgaaacatggaaagtagggtgcaccctcatggaggttggcaactggagccggactgcggttgggctgatgaccctctggatagggaacgggccgaggaatcgaggtgccagtttacgcgattccacccgcagtgggagatccttggctgacagccacaccttctggccaacacggtaggcgggtgccggcgatcttcggcggttagccccagtggcatagctgacagctgacttgagtagcgtggcacgagcttgtgaccaggtacgacggcaacggcgggcataggcgagggcagacgggcaggacacatctccttcctggctggggaacagggggggctggtagccatacacacactggaaaggtgacataccagtggcagagcaggtgagggagttgtgagcatactctatccacatcagttgttgtgcccaagcctggggtttgcgagaaaccatgcaccgcagcgccttctccagctcctggtttgcccgctcggattgaccattggactgggggtggaacccagaggtgagactcactgtggcccctagaagacggcagaactccttccagaatgtagaggtaaattgcgggcctcggtcagagacaacatccctgggcagcccgtgtagacggaagacatgatcaagaacagcctgggcagtctctctggcagatggcagtttagggaggggaatgaagtgtgccatcttgctgaaccggtcaaccacagtgagaatgacagtcatcccacctgatggtgggaggccagttacaaagtccaaggagacgtgggaccagggtcgtgtgggcacaggcaagggctggagtaaaccagcggggggccgagtggaggacttgttctgattgcaggtggggcaggcacggacgaattctcggacatcccttctcaaagaagaccaccagaagcgctgggcaaggagatggcaggtgcgggcggagcccgggtggcaggcaaggcgggagttgtgtccccactgtatgacccgggacctcaaattatctgggacgaagagacgaccgtctgggcatgcactgggactgggatggtcacggagggcctcttgaatttcctcctcgatatcccaggtcagggcagctacgacgcagggatcgggcagaattgatgcaggttcctgggaaggggcgtcatccttatgaaactgacgggagagagcgtccggcttggtgttccgagaacctgggcggtatgacagggtgaagttgaatctggtgaaaaacaaggcccagcgggactgtctggggttaagacgtttggcattgcggatgtattcgaggtttttgtgatcggtccagaccaggaacggaactgtggacccctccagccagtgacgccactcctccagggcaagcttgacagccaacagctcacggtttccaacatcataattgcgctctgcaggtgaaagccggcgagagaaaaatgcacaggggtgcaacttgttgtcctcctctgcccgttgagagagtatggccccgactcccacgtctgaggcatccacctcgacaacgaactgccggtctgaatccggcatctggaggatgggggcagtggtgaaccgggccttgagggtatgaaaggctgtgttggcctctggggtccagaaaaaggggtgtttgatgctggtcagagctgtgaggggagcggcgacggagctgtagttccggatgaatctccggtagaaattggcaaaaccgaggaattgctgcagcttcttcctattccccggaactggccaggaggtaactgccgagacctttgcggggtccatctggatattgccttcagcgacgatgtatcccaggaatgacacagtctgagcatggaactcgcatttctccgccttgacatagagagagttctccaggagccgtcgaagaaccagctggacatgacgggtgtgttcggacagagttctggagaaaattaagatgtcgtccaggtacacgaagacgaatttattcagcatgtcccgcagcacatcattcaccagcgcctggaataccgctggggcgttggtgaggccaaatggcattaccaggtactcataatggccggtgtgggtgttgaatgcagtcttccactcgtcaccctcccttactcgcactaggtggtaagcatttctaaggtccagtttggtgaaaatagtggatccctggagcaattcaaaagcagaggtgagtaaaggcagagggtaccggttcttcactgtgacatcattcagacctcgataatcaatgcaggggcgaagagaaccatctttctttcccacaaagaagaacccggcaccagcaggagaggaagacgggcggatgagtccagctgccagggagtccctgatgtaatcctccatagtttttctttcaggaggggatagtgagtagaggtgacctttgggtggagcagtcccagggaggagatcaatggcacagtcgtacggacggtgtgggggcagagatgtggctttggtcttgttgaacacctctcggaggccatggtaacattcagggacattagaaatgtcgggggcagtgctggggggtactgagccggggggcagcgaggcagcacgcaaacaggtcaggtggcaggcatttccccactctttcacagttccggaggcccaatcgaggtgaggattgtggagacggagccaagggtagcccaggattaggggttggcctggagagctgagcaggtggaagcggatggtctctcggtggtttcctgacaccatcattgagatgggggctgtgatgctggtaactgtgccaattacgtgaccgtccagggcccgggctggaacaggagtggacaagcgatggctttccaagcccagctgacgagcaagtcctgtgtcaataatgtttgcttctgcgccagagtccaccagggctgccagggtgtgggtggaatcagacaggtgaagacagacttggatgaggggtttacggctgatggagggctgaatgttcattgagctcatccggattcctcctacatctggtgagctccggcttttgctggacaggtggcgactcgatgaccatcaccaccacagtacaggcacaagttggaggtgatgcgtcgctggcgctctgcaggggttagggaggtgcggccgatctccatcggttcagactggtccggctggctagatggtgtggcaggtgcggacagaagggcagttgggacactccgtgtgctggtggatggactctggcgccctctctcatgacggcggacctggatcctgcggtcgatgcggacagccagagcaatggcttcatcaagagtggggggttgatcatgggaaaccagctcgtcctttatgtagtccgccaggctgtggaggaaagcatccaccaatgcttccatgttccaggagctccgacttgccacagttcgaaagtcaatggagtaatccgcaacagtccttctgccttggcgaatactcatcaggatccgagatgcctcggctattgtggattccaaatcgaataccttgagcatctcctctgcgaataggttgaaggttgcacatgctggggtctggcgctcgaactccgccgttccccagagtcgagctcggcccgtcaggtgagtgatcacgtaaccgaccctcgccccttcagtggcaaaagttctgggttgcagggtaaactggacacggcagctcgtcaggaacgcccgtacctgggttgggtcgccgctgaaccgctctggattgccgatcctgggttctggggctccggcagccacggtagcagtggactgggcaggagactcgggtgctgggccggtgagcaggctggctggggctgggccggtgggagcaggcagaggagaaaggttggtgagaagttgaatgatcattgcaagttgttgctgttgctgctggaactgctgacgctggctcaagccggcttgaagtagggaggcaatgtcagcagtgttgcggtttacctctgtctctgtctcttccaggcgttgcatggcggtgggtggttctggttcgtcggtttccatgctggttcgaccgtgcgctgggtccatgtttggtcagatcgtactgtcagacaccaaacaggacgaggaccacaaaagcgtcacgttcaaacgtttatttaagggttgggggttaagggggtttcaggggttccggggggggtacaggagttccaagagtctgcgtgtgtgtgttcccccagtagccgaacagcgatggcaggagctggatgatccgggaagtcctgggggaaacacacacacaacagcaattgaaacgaagcagcagtacagtcaaggactaggcggtattcgtagaagagggacggaaggcaggtcaagattaccggggctggagaacacagaagtagtcgagcgggtccgggatcacaggcaaagagtcagaggcgttttcaaaaacaggcaggt
The Alosa sapidissima isolate fAloSap1 chromosome 14, fAloSap1.pri, whole genome shotgun sequence DNA segment above includes these coding regions:
- the LOC121681762 gene encoding uncharacterized protein LOC121681762 produces the protein MYRGEIFAYPMYLHKELMCCKPTFLAMDVVCKYWPYLNKAANSLPHLKPLTTVRPFLSVMHAQAHSTKCEVTWSGKNLEGAGATVGEEVEQVNSYLSRCALTTKYMTKGVRVDMLTVHAIAWNKKKTLGLHHTLCAIYVKTCKMLLAAIEKQEEEKQSLGCTDEIVLVADVREWAASDRMGTSQLEQAIEGHYLNLRQKKLTLYRQNDSGKLRHRIRQKIAESKKLLLRDITEYNSKEPAVEINLNEVELSLSGECLAWPWEVHGSARIEDKIRVFQSIMRRMRLEEEKTILVKEMAQHCSWMKKLMGSLQSIISAEDTQNEGLSGLCRRRHSEIAEILRNSIHNYRAVLGPQGSFLLSAEDLEEAEDPDTSEDPETSEDEEEEGVCC